ACCTAAGACAAATAAAGGGGACATGAAGAACTATATAATACAAAAGCCTAAACTAATTCTCGCTCAGCCAGTATCAACTCAACGCCAATCGAAGACATCAGACTACAGCACAGCATAGCAATCAAAATCGGACCCTCTTCCAACCCCTAACCTCCCAGTACGGCCGGTCACCGCAGGAGAGTTCGACCAAAATCCCCCAAGAACAATTATCAAAACGAAAAAGACCGTCTACATTTGCACCCTCAACGTAATTATCTTctgatcaaaaatatattgagttCAAAGCTGCACTAGAAGATATTAAGCATGATATAATAGGTTTGAGCAAAGTTCGCCGCCtaggaaaaaaaacattcgaaGTCGACGAATACATCTTCTACCACAGTGGCCAAACAAAAGGACTAGAAGGAGTAGGTTTTCTAGTAAGGAGGAAACACAAAGATaacatcataaaatttactggAATATCTGAAAGAGTGTGCGTACTGGAAATCAAAATGGAAAACCTGTGTTTTGTAGTAATTCAAGCGCACGCTCCCACTGAAAATTCATCACAGGAAGAAATAGACAGTTTTTACGAGGACTTAGCAAAAGCCCATCATTCCACATCTACTGAGTACGTTGTCTCTATGGGCGATTTTAATGCTCAAATCGGAATTCCAAAAAAGTACAAACGTTCCGCCACAGGAGAGTATGGTTACGGCATCAGAAGCGGTCGAGGCACGAGACTAATTCAATACGCGCAAGAGTACaacctaaaaattataaatacaatgtttaaaataaaaccaaaaaaccGCTGGACATGGATCTCTCCAGATAAAAACACAAGAAATGAAATTGATTATATCATGACCATGAAGCACCACATGATCTCTAAATATGAAGTACAACCATCTTTCTCCTTTGGATCGGACCACAGACTACTAAGAGCAACAATACTCCTAAACTCAACAAAGAAAAGTAGGCGCAATTTCTCTAACACATCCACTAAGCTAAAAACTCTAGCGGAACAGGAAATGTACCTGACAAACATCTACAGCTTTATACCAGAACTTATAGAGAATCAAAACAACTATAATGTGGAGGAGTACTACCAAAAAATCATGCGCTACATCAAGATAAGtctaaaaaacattaaaggaACACAATCCGTGGAACACAAACCACATAAGAACAAAATCCTATCCGCGAAAGCGCTAGAACTCATGAAAGATAGGAGCGAACTACAAAATAAGCCCAAATTAAGCGTAACTGAcaaagaaaaactaaaatcttTGTATAAACTTAccaataaagaaataaaaaggtGCTACGTTACCTACAGAACAACAACTATACTAAGACACCTCGATAATATTAGATCTGCCAAAAAAGCTTACAAAGAGCTAAATCAAGCCAAAACATGGGTTCCTTTTCTCAAGTCTGGCAACAACAAATGCAAATCTCGCACAGAAATCATAAATGCTGCTACTAACTTCTACGCTAATCTATATCGACAATCAGACACACAAAGTCAAAACATGGTTTCCTATAGCTACACAGATACCTCTCCAACACACCAGTTAACAGAAAATGAAATATGGAAACAAATAATGAGACTTAAGCCAGAAAAAAACCCTGGACCTGATAGAATCACCAGCGAATGTATCAAGGTTGCGAAGACTCTACTACTGACACTAATCACTATCCTATGGAATAAAATACTTGATGAAGAAGCTGTGCCACATCAATGGATGACATCGGAAATTATACTACTATATAAAAAAGGTGACCCAGCTGATATAGGCAATTACCATCCTATAAGCCTAATACCTTgcttttataaactttttgcCTCCTGTCTACTTGAAAGGATAGCCCCAGTCATCGATGCTCACCAACCGATCGAACAAGCTGGTTTCAGAAGCGGTTTCAGCACGATGGATCATATCCTGTATTTAGCTTTCATCGACTACAAAAAAGCTATTGATTCAATTTCACACGAGAGCATCTGGGAATCGCTGAAAGCACTAAACACAAATGAAAAGTATATTAATatcctaaaaaatatttactctaACAGCACAAGTAGAGTCAAACTGGATAGAGTAGGCGAAGTAATCAACATAAAAAGAGGTGTCCGGCAAGGAGACCCGATCTcactaaaattattcatagcCGTTTTACAACACGCAATGGGAGAGCTGCCATGGTCCAATCAaggtattaatataaatgggAATTTTCTGAGTCATCTCAGATTTGCTGatgacataattttattttcggaaACCCCTCACCAATTAAATACAATGGTAAATGAATTAAACCAGGCTAGTATAAAAACTGGTTTGGAAATGAATCTGgacaaaactaaaattatgtCTAACCGCAGTGCAACGCCCATCTTAACAAATAACACACCTCTCGAGTTTGTCAACAACTACATTTCAACAAATCTCTTTTAGTAAGGAAAGAAACACTGAGGAACTTAACCGAAAAGTTGCGATTACCTGGAATAAGTTCTGGCACCATAAGGAAATACTAAAATCGCAACTTCCGCTACCGACCAAGAAAATAGTCATGGATACAGGACTTCTACCGTGCCTCACCTATGGATGCCAAACTTGGACCTTCGATCTCAAAACCAGGAACAAAATTCAGACTACCCAGAGAAGAATGAAAAGAAGTTGCCTAGGTATAAAACTGAAGGATAAGGTAAAGAACGTTGACATTCGAAAGAAGACAAAAGTATGCGATGCCTTAACTTTTGCAGTGAAGGCTAAATGGAAGTGGGCGGGTCACGTGGCCCGTTACGAGGACGACAGATGGACTCTACGGTCAGTAAAGTGGTCTGGACCAAAAGGCACCAGATCAAGAGGTAGACCAAGGGCCAGATGGGCAGACGAAATTGCAGCGTGCGCGGGCGGTAGTTGGCTGGACAGAGCTAATGATAGAGAAGGATAGCATTCCTTGGGGGAGGCTTTTACCCGAACGGGGTCCATGCATTAATTAACTAggtatttgaaattaaagcAAACAATAATGAAACTAATAACaaaatagaatttataattagaaaTCGAATTCATCTAACAATAAGTGGAATAAATGTAATTGAATTTTCGTAGGTTAATAAGTTACCAATTGTTATAGTTTGATATGTACATGCATggaattaatttgaataaagctttattattattattattattattattattattattattattattattattattattattataaacgttttgatataaaataaaactaaagttATATagtaaagtttataaattcaagTACCAGTAAATAAAAGGGATATAAGAGATATACCcagagatataaaatttttaataacaggATATCCACGCACATATATACAGGTATtgatttgaatatattttatattcaagtaaaagaaatcaattataaaatattaaatttttaaatatttaaaaaatatttagtataacattttggaaaaaaaaaacatagttttttataaatcaatacATTTAATCCCAAAACGTGACCGCGAATAATAATACTGCTTTATTGTAAGTCAACAGGTGTAACAAGCGGCAAGCGGAGGATTCTGGTCATCGAATATCttgtttgatttttatttttaatttttttacatctttattttttgtttttgtttttttgattttttttcgcttGTCCAATTTTCTGTTTATTCTCTCCCCATGggaactaaaaaaaacatcaagaTAGTTAAAACAAGAACACAAGTGGGAAATCTTCAAAAAGAAGTGCAACGCCTAAATGAAACAGTTGCaaaattacaagaaaaattGTCAGAAAGTCAAAGACGGAACCAGGAAAAAGATGAAAATAACAGAACACTGGAAGAAactaaatcaaataaaaaaaccatacCGGTAATCACGCAGGACAAAATTCTGAGTAAACGACTGGAAATAAGAAAAGACAAAGTAGACCAACAAGGCTGGAAATCGGCAGAAAAATTCGACTTTGGTGAAGAAGCTGACGATGAAGAAGAAGATGTAATAATACACCCGCAACCAAACCAGCATGAAGAACAGATGAAAGGAAATATCACGTTCCtcacaaaagaaaaaaaaatatggttgCTGGATGAATATAAACGTAACATATTCATGCAAAACATGGAGAAAAACAAAGAAATGAACGAAAAGATGGTCGAATGGTGTAAGACAACGGCAAAATACGTTCAATGGTCAAGGGATATagtaagaaaaagaaaaagctTACAGAAACGCATCAAGTTAATAGAGTCCATGCCGCATATAACAAAAGAAGACCAGATAAAAGCCCTAGAGATCGAACTAAATCTAGGAGAAGAAGCCAACGGAAACTGGGAAAATGCGATAGTGGATTATGTCACGAGAGGGATGCAATTACTCGACGAGACAGTAAATCTAGACGGAATACGAAATTCAACCCAAGTGAACCAGCCTAGATTTTAATGATCGAttggaattatttaaaatggaaTTCAACACGGAGAAGGAATGGATTAAACAAAACATCGACACGTGAAACAACTGGAATGACGTTGAAAAAAGATTCAGATAAACGTTCTGTAAGACAATAAAGGATGCAGACGTACTACAGGAAATTTTCTCGACATACCAGAGGAAAAATGAGGACTCTCagcaatttatcaaaaatataaggGTAAAGTTTGATGAACTCCAGTGCCCAATGGATATGGAGAAACAGTTAGAAATGATAATACCGAAGCTAGATGCAGAAATCCAGAGGAAACTGCATATATTCGAGcattattatcatataaaaaacTAACTGAAGCATTATCAAAAGCTGAAAACAGAGTCGCAGATATGAGAAGATCAAGAGAAAACAGAAGATCGACAATACGTAGGCTGCAGTCAACAAAAGATTCTGTAGCAGGAACGGAAACAGAATCGGAAACAGAAACAGAACGGGATAAAATCAGAAGAATCTAGAAAAGGAATAaacaacataaaaaaattacaaaaaagaaCGAAGCcaagcataaaaatattgacGACAATAACgacgagaaaaaattaaatgtcgtatttaacaaagaaaaatacaGTTACAGAGATAGATCGAAGTCAAACGATCGCAGTAAAAGATCAGGATCTGATACATCGAGATCATCAGGGAGATCAGTAGGCGACACGTACACGTGCTCGAACTGCGGAAAGAAAGGCGATTATAAGACCAGAGAGTGAATAGAAGACAGAGTAGACGTCTGTGTACGCTGTTTTAAAATAGGGGAGACAGTAACGAAATGTAACTGTGTAAAAAACTAGAGAGGCGAGCACATCAGCGGGAATTGTTGCTCGTACCTCAAATACTCCCCACAACTACCCGTCAACGCAGGGGGGAGAGGCCGCCCAGCCACATCTATCTGGATAACACGGATAGCATAACAGATGACCACGCGACATCGAGTGAGTCGGAAGTGAGCGCGGACGGGAGTTACcggattaaatataataaaattaataattgtaaagaTATCTGTGCCATAATGGGAGGTGGTATTGCGACGTTTTGTTGGGACGATTATTAAAAGCCATCGCCGGTACATATGAAGAAAGCGATAGTCAACAAGCAACCAACGGCAGCCTGATCAGGAGAGGCGCACACCATCATCATACCAGAAGGGGCTGTGTCAACAAACGACAATTATTGTAAGTAAACATTTTATATGCACAGTCGATATAAGTAATGTCAGATGTACGGCATTGTTCGACTCAGGTGCCAGCCGGAATTTTATGACACAGCATATCGCAGACAAAATACCagcaaatataataaaaattaaatttgactcAGCTAAAACCTCGTTTATTTTAGCAGATAATTCAGCTATCCAAAGTTTATACAGGGCATACGTCACATTTGAAATCGATGGAGTGGAGACAAGTACATGGTTCGAAGTATTCGATCAGATGCCAGATGACATAATATTCGGTGTTACGTCCAGCTAAAATGCTGAacgttgtattttatttttcatttctgttgtatttattaaaattgagcCGACGaccagattttatttttttattatcatttttatgtttCGATAATATTTAGTGATAAGACATGACGAAAGTAAAATGCTTTTAAGGGATTAAGACTTGTTtgctttgatattttttttttgaaatgctagAGCAAACACctaaatgtaattataatgacTCCTCAGGCAATTGTAAAGGCCCAAAGGCCAGCTGAAAACACTTTTCGTAGGaacccaaaaatatttttatcaaaaaagtgtacgtggaatatatttttagttataaataaaaataatcttaatcCCTCACTTTGTCTTTGAGTGCACTTTTGTCGAGACATCTTGGCATCAGAaaacaaatagaaaaattaaattttaatgacgaaatagtcattaaataaaatttaataatttaaaataaataaaaaatattcaaacgtcaatttaatagaataaataacaatcgaataaataatttttaacacgtaatattcaaataatgaaattctaaaaaaaataattaataaccaaataaataatttctaaaacgtaatatttcttagattcaaatattaaaagaataactaataatcaaataaatagagtCGGCTGCTAGCcatctattttaaatttaaattaggaTTTAATTGACTAacaaaaatagtagaaaatttataacaataaataaataatataggctCAACGCCAATCAAAGAaatataatgttaattaaaattaatattttaagttaacaaatcataatgttacaaaaaataataaataaacttaaacatttaaatttaaaatattgttataagtaaaaaattgtacATGTGGATGGATGTGTGGGTGCGCACGCACATAGGCCCACATAGGGGTGTGCCCTTAACGCTTTCCTAAGGTGAAAATCTTAGAGAAAGGGAAAGGACCCATAGGAACTGTGTTCCGATTGGACACAGTTTCCCCCAAACAATAGACGAAATAGGATCCGATAAGAAATTGAAAAGGgtcgtaaaacaaaaaatcgtTAGTCCCGGACAAGAGGTCCATTGAGGCAGTGAAGTTCAAGTCACAGTgtctttacaaaatttaagttACACTAGTTCCGTGCTAGTTCAGCTTTATACAAGTGTTCTCACACTTTAATCTTATTTACGctagttccgtactagttCAGTTCTATATACAGCGTCCTCACGCTTTCAcactagttccgtactagttTATATTATACAAGTGTCCGCACATTTATtaagagttttatttaaattagtggttttataagtttaaattcaactgTTAAAGTAAATTGTTAGCAAAGGTAATACCTAGAGTCAGTGAAAATTACGATTGTACAAACATCCAGTTGCTGCGACTACaggtattgtaatttttaagtttatgttgtattaaaatcaaaaacatTTCCAACACGCGGAAattgtattcaaaattctatAGTCCTCTCTAGTAATTAAAACGAAATTTATTGTACATTAGAGTCGGCTGACTAGCCACCTAAtactttcataaaataatatcaagtttattgtattcatatcttcgagttttttcaattttataaaatatagtaatttaatttatacatcaaacatcttttatttcaacacaCCTCCCAGATAAATACACTCAGTGCGATCCCGGTCTATTGGTCGAAAGACTAGGGCcgaaaatactaataataataaattatgtccAAAATCACGATACACACCACATTTTGGACGTAACATCGGTATGAAGTTTCTGATGGACCACGGAATACATCTACACGCTGACAGTATGAGCTGGACATGGAAACATGAGAGTAAAAGAAGAACATGTGAATCAGCCATACCAGGTATCAACTATGTACCATTCAATTAAATGTGAGCGAATCAGACAAACTAACCAGATTTTTAGATGCTGAATTTACATTAATGGACCAAGCCGAGCTTGGGACATTAAAAGGAATCgaatatgaaattaaattgacAAACCATATAGAAGATCGCCAAAAGTCACTGAAGTGCTACATAAAATCATTGAACAGTTGCTGGACCAGAAAATAATTCAGCCGAGTACCAGCGAGTGGAGCTTTCAGCCAGTGATAGTAAAGAAAAAGTTATCACCAGGGCAAGACGCAGATGACATTAAAACATGGAGAATGTGCATCGACTATAGACCACTTAACAAGGTCATGAAGATGGTAAATTATCCCATGCGGCGAATTGACACATCACTAGAAGCCATCAGAGAAGGTGCATATTGAAGTGTAATTGATTGCACGAACGCATTCTACCAGATCCAAATCAAACCAGAGCATCGCCAGTTTACAGCGTTTGCCGTAGAAGGAATGGGTGCATTTGAATTTGTGCGAATGCCTTTTGGCCTATCCACAGCGCCTGGAACATTTCAACAAAAGATGGATCCGATTATACAAACCATGAAACAAGTATTACGCCAGCTCGAACTACCAGCCCATTGGATCAATTATGTTCATCCATATATGGATGACTGGGTGGTAGCAACACCGACATTTGACAATCATCTACAAGTCCTAGAGATTTTATTCAAGGTCAGAGAGGTAGGCTTGTTGATAAAACGAGAAAAATGTCGATTTTGTGTTTCAGAAATGAAATATCTGGGGTTCATCATCAAGGGGAACGAAGTACACCCAGACCCTGAGAAGCTGAGCGCAATCGAGAATTACCCGGAACCAACCAGCAAGAAACAGCTGAGACGTTTCTTGGGAATGGTAAATTGGTACAGGAGGCACATGAAAATGGTCGCAAAAATCCAAGGACCACTCACATCATTGGTCAGTGAGACAGCTATATGGACTTGGAGACCAGATCAACATAAAGCGTTCAATCAGATCAAGGAAATGCTTTTAAATGCCCCGGCATTAACGGTACCAGATTATAACttaccatttattttatatacagaTGCTTGCGACACCGGTATCGGAGCAGTCCTTACTCAGAAAGGACCAAAGCACGAATATCACATTACTGCGATCAGTAGATCGTTAAACAAACATGAGAGGAACTATACGACAACAGAAAAAGAGTGCTTAGCAGTCATTTGGTCATACCAGAAGCTCAGAGGATATTACGATGAATATCCAGTGACAGTTGTTACCGATCATGCGAGTTTAAAGTGGCTgcaaaatgtcaaaaatccAAAGGGTCGACTAGCCTGATGGGTAGCAGAATAATCGTTATGGGCAATAACAATCGTCCATCGACCGGGCATCAACAATGAAGCGGCCGACGCTCTATCAAGAGTCTACGAGGGCGTCGAACCAGAACTAGAAAAGGTCAGTAGACTGAAAGGCATTAGACAACAGTGGTACGATCGAAAGTTAACTGAGGTCAAGGCTACACCAGACCGTTTCCCTCAATGGAAGTGTCTCGATAATGACCTATATTATTATCGACCGCGACACCCCACTCAACTATTTGAGGATGCGCCAGAACACTGGAAGCTAGTAGCCAAACCAGAACAGCGCAGATCAATAATCAGCGATGCGCATGAGGAACTCGTATCCGGACACGGGGGTATCAGCAAGACATATTACTACGTGGCGAACCATTATTACTGGCCAAACTTATACTATGACGTAACGGAGTATGTCAACAATTGTGACGTCTACAAGTTAAATAAACCAGATACCAATCCACCACAAGTCATACCAGGACATCGACCGATAACAGAGTTATGAGAAAGTGTTTCAGTGGACACAGTCGGACCACTGCCCAGGTCAACACACCAGAAAACTCATCTGATTGTCTTGTGTGACATGTATTCAAGATACTTGGAAGTTCAACCCATCTCAGAATCTACAGGTAGAAAGATTGTATTTTTTCTACGTTCTGTATTTAATCGTTGGGGCTACCCGAGGGTAGTTGTCACAGACAACGGAACAGAATTCGTAAATAAGGTAGTATCCGAGTATTTACAGACTAATAATATCATACATGAGTTGACACCCACCTATCATTCACAGGCAAATCCTGTGGCAAGAATAAACAGAAATTTAGAGACATTAATTAGAACTTTTCTTACAGATAAGCATTCCAAATGGGACCAGAATCTTCCAGAACTTGCTTATGCTTATAATACATCTGTTCACAGCTCGCTGACCGTCTTTCCagcatatttaaattttggccgTGACCTGAGGTACCTAGATCTCCATCGAGAAGGAAAAGTTTTAACTGAATTCCATAACCAAAACCACCGTAAAACTGTTTTGTCACTAATCGATGAATTAAGACATTATATCGAGTCTTTCATGATCAAAGCTCAGAATAGACAGGATGAGCAGGCATCAGAACCCAATATCGATATCGATATTGGCACAGaggtatttattaaaaataaacagttGAGTAAAAAGGCTGATGGATTCGCAGGTAAGCTTGCGGCACCCAGAAAAGAGCCGTTTTATGTACATAGTTTTTACTCAAACagtttagtaaatatatgtgacaaaaataatgtattaatAGAGACATTTAGCATTAGTGATCTGAAAATACCGCGCAGATCCAGTAGACACTAGTTAAAAGTCGAACAATAAGTTGTATAGGTGTTAGAAATTTAGACAAAATATTGTAACGTTAATACTAGTAATGTACACAGTTTAATCTCAGTGTTATTTCAGAATGGGAGCCCTGGGGCAAATATTATCGTCAAAGACCAAGTCACAACAAGAGACATCGGATGCTCGACAGTTGCTGAGAGCACAGTGGTTCCATGGTAGAATCGGCGACCGACAATCATATTGGTTGCACCCGGCTTTCGCCTCACCAGCCGGCTATTTGGGTTTTGACATCCCCGTGACAACAAACATTACGTTGTTATCAGGGTTTCACCGGAGAAAAagtaatgtatttatttacttagaACGAGACTCAGTATTAGCGGTACCAGAGAAACCAGTGGAGGTACAAGTCAAATTGCCAGTGATACCAGTACCATCGGTACCAATAAAATGCTAGATCACAATGGGTCAACACACGCAGTACGTCGACACCAACTTGAAGCATGTCCTGTCCAACACCGAATGGCAGGAGGCAGTGAAGAAAATTGCTAAAGAAATGACTGCAAAAACAACCCGTACAATCGCCACACAGACGATTGAAACCCGACTTGCACCAGTTCCAGAACCAGGGTATCTTAAATGTAAGCAGGCGGGTCATTCTTTTGACAAATGCCCGAATGAATTACAAGGTGATTGTTTCTGCACCAATTGTAGATGGCTTGAACGCACTAACAACGATTGTCCATACCAGATGTGGCGTACTGATGGCTATCAGGCGATGAAAGGATACTGCCGCTGTTGTTCGACACAGCATCCGTTCGAAAATGACTCCTGTCAAGATTGCAGACAGAGAAGTCTAGTAACCAAGGCAGCACGGGGAGCGTATTCAATCCTGCCCCAGTAAGCACCAGATGACAACCAGGAATTTATGCATCAACCAGAGATCCGACCAGTGTTGCTCAAGAAAAAAAGTGTGATATTCTACAATAGTGACTTAATTTATGAACCGGTTTTTTGTTCTTATTATTACATggtcaatattatttttttgtttttcatttttatttttatttttattttgttttgagTGCATAAATTCAGAATTATCAATTCAGACTAATAATTAACCAGAGTAGtgggttaaaatttttatttgacaacAGTTCAATACAGCAAATGTTCAGTTTCATTttctatttcattattatttatgacaaGAATTATACAACaatgtagaaaaattattatttgtatcttctatttttattttttgtctacTATTGGAATAGTGTACCTGGAAAAGTAGAGTAATGTATAAGGACATTGATGAGTCCATGACTGAACTATTAAGTGTTTGATACTAAAAGATGTCTGTTGAcgattttaatatttgttttcatgtttattttataagatgtttataaaaaatatatatatttattttgatggaTACTGGGATACTTGCTAGAATATTATACAGCAGTATTACCAGATTATGCCACGGTGTGAATGTGAGCTTAGTATCGTGTGATATAATTGTTACTGTCGGCGCGATTATCATTCTTCAATTGGCTTACCCTCAACTCGGTAGTTGATTCCACCCGGGTTAAAGTTAAGGGGGGTGGTGCTACGATGGGGGATCGTACGCCGCCGTTTGAGCTCGGGTAGTGATTGTCACATGCTTCAATATGGCGTTGCCACCTATATAAGCACGTACAACCAGTACCCCACGCTTTTTTGTACTACCAGCAGTCTATTTGGCATTGAGCTATTTGTCGTACTTGCTTTGCCGCCACCGTATCAGAGTCAGTGTTGATTAACATTATAGTTGATAACAGTTAGTTAATCAGGTTAATTAACcagtataattattacagtTGGTTAATAGTTATAGTAACCAGTTAGCGTTACACGCGTATCGGTGAATAATCCTATTATTTGGAGCACTATTGGGTAGGAAGCCCTGTGCAGGTAGTCACAGTAACAGTGATATCACACACAGTTAGTTGTGTGCTTATCAGAATTGTACCAGTGTGCTTGTGTTGTGGCcgtttgataattattagttaaataaataattatccaaaCTATAAACTGAACCAGAGTTTGAGTGAATTCATCTGATCCAGTCCACACTCCTCTAATTAAGTATAAGAAAAGCAGCACCCGGTCAACCACCGATCCAAGGAGGAGATTTCCAAGGGTCGATCAACCGCCAGTTCACCATCATCAGGAACTTCAACACCAAACATTGAGATTAGGCTAAGTACCTAGATTTAGCTTTAGTCTTGTAAGGCCAGTTCgggtaaaaattaaagaaagacGAGTCTCAAATTGAGTTAAGCTGGGTCAGACTCACGAAAACTATATCCAACACCGAAAATATAGTTTGTACGATTACCCCGACGTTACAAAACTAAAGAACAAATTAGATGACATTCaatgatgatcgaaagagactataaaaaggaatagttggtatgatttcagacacatttagtGCATtagattttgatttatccggaaaaaaaaacattttatgttatttttttaacttttcagcgccgaaatctattgaataaatgaaccgattttgacgttggAGGTGGCAATTGGCGCGTTTTCtcgaattctagagctgatctaATTTCGGAATCGATCGGTTCTGCCGTTTTGaagatatttggaaaatcccgttttttaccatttctttctccaacgatatctctcgaacaaactaatcgattgagatggttgaggcaacgatcgacgcgttttatcaagttcaaGAGCTGactagattttgaagttgatcgttcaactcgttcctgagaaatcaataaaaaactaaaaaaaaaaattttttttttttcgtaattccccaatattttcgagtctacttgattaaaaataatctgaaactttcaggaaagttgacagccaacaagctctttcaattgccaccttaaccatccaaatcggttcattagttaaaaagtgtAACGCTGGGGTACGTTATCCTGCACTTACTGGTGGAAGGGTGCAGTTCGTGGGTCAAAGTTTGCCCCGCTAGCTCTTTATGAAACTCTGACTTGTGATATTTAAGTTAggtattaattaacttacccGAACTGGCCTTACAATTCTAAACTAATACTAGTACTTAGCCTAAGATTGTGTTCGGAGATGGATAAGTCCTTGA
This window of the Microplitis mediator isolate UGA2020A chromosome 8, iyMicMedi2.1, whole genome shotgun sequence genome carries:
- the LOC130673870 gene encoding uncharacterized protein LOC130673870; translated protein: MENLCFVVIQAHAPTENSSQEEIDSFYEDLAKAHHSTSTEYVVSMGDFNAQIGIPKKYKRSATGEYGYGIRSGRGTRLIQYAQEYNLKIINTMFKIKPKNRWTWISPDKNTRNEIDYIMTMKHHMISKYEVQPSFSFGSDHRLLRATILLNSTKKSRRNFSNTSTKLKTLAEQEMYLTNIYSFIPELIENQNNYNVEEYYQKIMRYIKISLKNIKGTQSVEHKPHKNKILSAKALELMKDRSELQNKPKLSVTDKEKLKSLYKLTNKEIKRCYVTYRTTTILRHLDNIRSAKKAYKELNQAKTWVPFLKSGNNKCKSRTEIINAATNFYANLYRQSDTQSQNMVSYSYTDTSPTHQLTENEIWKQIMRLKPEKNPGPDRITSECIKVAKTLLLTLITILWNKILDEEAVPHQWMTSEIILLYKKGDPADIGNYHPISLIPCFYKLFASCLLERIAPVIDAHQPIEQAGFRSGFSTMDHILYLAFIDYKKAIDSISHESIWESLKALNTNEKYINILKNIYSNSTSRVKLDRVGEVINIKRGVRQGDPISLKLFIAVLQHAMGELPWSNQGININGNFLSHLRFADDIILFSETPHQLNTMVNELNQASIKTGLEMNLDKTKIMSNRSATPILTNNTPLEFVNNYISTNLF